Genomic segment of Mercurialis annua linkage group LG6, ddMerAnnu1.2, whole genome shotgun sequence:
AATCAACGACAGTTCCTGGGGGTATATTTTCATCATTGAACTGGTTCTGAAATGAAGCTACATCAGTTTCACAAGGAAACAATCTAGTATGATGCCTCTTCTGGACTACAGCGAAGGTAATGAGAGGTCTATAGCCCGGGAATCCAGAACAAGCTTCCTTGATCGCTTGCAATTCCACTTGAAGAACCTTATAAAACTGGGTTTCGCTTACGCCATCTCTGAAGAATATTATCCTCTTGGGAAGTTTGCCTACTTCTTGGAAAAATTCGTCAAGCAACTCTTTCGCCATTGCTCCAAGGTCCTGAATAATTTCTTGCCGATGTGTCTGTGACCTCATTCGCGAGACATACTTGTTTGCTGCTGGCCAGTTCATGCTACCAACAACAGCAGCAACAGATGGACTAAAGTCATCAAGAGGGTGAGGATGAGTAACATCAGCTCCCATAAAGATCACCGCTTCATCAGAATGAAGAAGGCGTGGAATCTGTGCCGGTAATGAATTGTACAAAGCAACTGTGCATCCTCCAACTTTGGCATTGATCTTGAGAGCCAAATTAGCCAGAAATTGCGAGCTCAACTTGCTAAGATTTGGAAATAAGCAGCACTGGCTTACAAAACCAACACTTGTTTCTGCTATTCGCTTCAAATCTGCATATCCTTTGTGTCGCTTTTCCATTAAACATACAAGCAGCTGCAAATTATTTGAAGCAGCTTTGTGTATTTTATTAAGTTTTGATTCTAGCAGGGGGACATTGTTGAGGACTTGCGTCGGTTCATATTGAGGGCTAATTATAGTATTTTTACTAAGGAAGATACCTAATTGTTCACACCTTTGAGATAGCTGGTTTACGAATTTTGGAATGTTGGACTTCTGATCAAGGGTGCCTCCAAAACTCATCAGTGCCCACCTTTCTATTCTAGTTCCTTCAGCCACATGGCTGTCTAGAAGGTTCCACTGGCGATCATGGCGAGATGGAATTAAATCTCGGATAAGACCACCATTACCTAGTTTCAGTTTAGGAGGCTGTAGGATTCTTCCCTTCAATTTTGTCATTTCCCTTGAGACGTGGAGTTTGAATTCTCCGTCCTTGTTGGCACTGAAAGTGAGAACTTTAAACAATTAGAAGTACACCATAATCAATAAAGTACACAAAGAAACATGAAAAAAAGCAATTATTAACTAAAATCAAGTTTCTAAAATAATACTAGGTACTAATTAAGTGCAGAATTCATTAAGGTACTTTCAAAATCACCTTCTTGGACCAACAGGTCCTCTCATGACTTCATCGATAATGGCTTTTCGTTCTTTTGGTCTTTGGCAGCCCATCTTAAGTATTCTTGCAGTTTGATCATCTGAGAGCTTCCCAAGAAACTTCTGGCCTTCACAAATCATACAAAGTTCCATAGGAAGATAACACGGTTTGCTTCGGCTAATCTGTAAGCATGGCAAATTCCTGAATTTTACATCATAATTGTAATGGTCCTTGAAGTAACTTAATAATCTTAGATTCTTCCCATCCCTATCTGCAAACCAAAGATTTTCTGTAGCTTGTTCCGTTAGACCATAAACTCGGTATTTCTGAACAGTTTCTCTGTGACAAACAAAGACCCTGAGGTTCTTTAAAGCCTTCTCTACTTCTTTCCTTTCTTCACCAGTCAAACTCCTCGTTTCGTTTTGAGAAAGGTCTCGAAGAAATTCGAGACGCTTTTGCAGGTAAGGTATCACTCCAATACTTTCATGGAAAGCAGTCACAGAAAAATCCACATTGAGAGCTAGTCCTTGTTGTGTAGGTCTAAGACTTTGGAAGAATCCTCTCAATCCGACAGCTCCTCCTCCGATTTCTTTAGTCCCGCCCATTGAAGTTGTATAGAATGATCTCCCTGCAGCTATACACTTCTCCATAGGGGTTTCTCTCAGAACAACATCCAAAGCATGTAGGTAATCCTGAGGAAGTGGAATCGAATCATCAGTTTCCTTACTTAAGTAGCGGCTCAAATCTTTCCCGTCCAATTTCGATACGAGTTTAATATTAATTCTAAAAAGTTTGAGCTGTTGATGCTTCTCTTGAAAGTCATCAAGTCCTCCATAAGGCAAAAGTGGTTTGCTAGATGGGATTGGGAGGCTAACGTAGAATTCAAGCCTATCATTTTGGAATTCAACCGCGCTGTAAAGATTCTTTCGACCATCATAGGCTGGAAAAGCACCAGAAAGCACCGCTGAATTCTCTTCAACCAGTTTTTGTTTTATCAGTCTGGCAACTTCCTTGGGAGGATTTGGAGAAATTTCGACATTGTAATGAAAAATTCGCTGCGAGGAATCCAATCGGACAAGAAAATGGTTGGCAAGGAGAGTTATAACTGATCCTTCTACACCACCCGAATCGGGTCTTTTCGCAACAACCAGTGCTTGAGCAGTGGTACCCATGCCTTTCCTTCTATCATTTCCTTTAAAAGGCAGACTCTTTCTTCCTTGCAGCCCTTCCGGAGCTGCTTACAGATGATCAAACAACTAGGTCATCAATCTTTGAAATctcctttaataaaaaaacttttgaacttttttaaaagttcaattttgaaGCAAACCTACTCACATTTTCCTTTTCTCAATCTAA
This window contains:
- the LOC126687372 gene encoding protein argonaute 7, with amino-acid sequence MEDSKDSNASKKCTTKTRTFRGRTNTHKHQYEYQYQHRLFQYSNHFGFLNHNQYYPALLPLPPPIPLQLALTPSFPQNHSFLSKTHFQKPSCKLFKAPTVPTSTDTQQPVLAISSAPEGLQGRKSLPFKGNDRRKGMGTTAQALVVAKRPDSGGVEGSVITLLANHFLVRLDSSQRIFHYNVEISPNPPKEVARLIKQKLVEENSAVLSGAFPAYDGRKNLYSAVEFQNDRLEFYVSLPIPSSKPLLPYGGLDDFQEKHQQLKLFRINIKLVSKLDGKDLSRYLSKETDDSIPLPQDYLHALDVVLRETPMEKCIAAGRSFYTTSMGGTKEIGGGAVGLRGFFQSLRPTQQGLALNVDFSVTAFHESIGVIPYLQKRLEFLRDLSQNETRSLTGEERKEVEKALKNLRVFVCHRETVQKYRVYGLTEQATENLWFADRDGKNLRLLSYFKDHYNYDVKFRNLPCLQISRSKPCYLPMELCMICEGQKFLGKLSDDQTARILKMGCQRPKERKAIIDEVMRGPVGPRSANKDGEFKLHVSREMTKLKGRILQPPKLKLGNGGLIRDLIPSRHDRQWNLLDSHVAEGTRIERWALMSFGGTLDQKSNIPKFVNQLSQRCEQLGIFLSKNTIISPQYEPTQVLNNVPLLESKLNKIHKAASNNLQLLVCLMEKRHKGYADLKRIAETSVGFVSQCCLFPNLSKLSSQFLANLALKINAKVGGCTVALYNSLPAQIPRLLHSDEAVIFMGADVTHPHPLDDFSPSVAAVVGSMNWPAANKYVSRMRSQTHRQEIIQDLGAMAKELLDEFFQEVGKLPKRIIFFRDGVSETQFYKVLQVELQAIKEACSGFPGYRPLITFAVVQKRHHTRLFPCETDVASFQNQFNDENIPPGTVVDSVITHPREFDFYLCSHWGVKGTSRPSHYHILWDENQFTSDELQKLVYCLCFTFVRCTKPVSLVPPAYYAHLAAYRGRLYLERSESATCPRNASAVSRVGPPKATPLPKLSENVKNLMFYC